Genomic DNA from Acuticoccus sp. MNP-M23:
GCCGCTTCTGGCCATGTTGCCCAATCTGAGGGCAGCGGGCGTTCCGGTGATCTGGGTGAACTGGGGCGTGCGGGCCGACATGGCGAACCTGCCGCCCAACCAGATCCACCTCTACAAGAACGACGGCGGCGAGGGCGGCATCGCCGAGCCGCTGCCAGGCAAGCCCGGCGGCGAAAAGGTGCTCGCGCAGGGCACATGGAACGCCGACGTGGTCGACGAACTCGCGCCGGAGGCCGGCGATCTCAGGGTCGACAAGCATCGCATCAGTGGGTTCTGGGACACGCCGCTTGATTCCATCTTGCGCAATCTGGGCGTCAAAACCGTTCTGTTCGCCGGCGTGAACACGGACCAATGCGTGCTCCATACCCTCACCGACGCGAATTTTCTCGGTTACGGCTGTGTGATGGTGTCGGACTGCTGCGGAACGACGTCGCCTGACTTCTGCGCCGAGGCGACGGTGTGGAACGTCAAGAAATGCTTCGGCTTCGTCTGCGATTCGAAGGACGTGAACGACGCAATCGCGACCGGCTCCGGCAGCTAGCATGGTCCTCACGGGCGCGGGCTCGGACGATGCCTTCCTGCCGGGGCCGCGGTGTGAGCGGCCGGCGACAGGGCATGGCCGGCTCAATGGCCTGCGCCTGGCGGTCAAGGATCTGTTCGATATCGAGGGCGAGGTGACCGGGGCGGGGGTGCCGGACTGGGCCGCGGCGGAGGCGCCTGCGGCGGCGGATGCCGCGGTGGTGCGGCTCCTGCGCGAAGCCGGCGCTCGGGTGGTCGGCAAGACGATCACCGACGAGCTCGCCTACAGCCTCGAAGGCGAGAACCCGCACTACGGCACCCCGCTTAACCCGCGCGACCCCGCAGCACTGCCGGGCGGTTCGTCGTCCGGCTCGGCCTCTGCGGTCGCAGGTGGTCACGCCGACATCGCGCTTGGTACCGACACCGGCGGCTCGGTGCGCGTTCCAGCAGCGTTCTGCGGCATTTTCGGCATTCGTCCAAGCCATGGCGCGACCTCCTTCGAGGGGATGACGCCATTTGCACCGTCCTATGACACCGTTGGCTGGTCCGCGCAGGACGCAGCGATGCTGGAGGCGGTCGGCGACGTCCTCCTTGCCCAAGCACAGCCGGCCACCGACTGGCGCTTCCGTCTTGCGCACGATGCCTTGGCGCTCTGCGAGCCGGACGCGGCGCTCGGCGCCCTGACAGTTGCCCGCGCGACGGGGGCGGAGGCGGTGGACGTGATCGGCGACGACTATCAGCAAAGCACCCTCGCCTATGCCGCTGTCCAGAACGCCGATATCCGCACGGCGCTCGGCCCGAGACTGAAGGCGCGGCAGCCGTACCTTGGCCCCGCCGCGCAGGCGCGGTTCGACAGTGCGCTGTTCGCCGATCCCGCTGAGGTCCCGCCAGCGAGGCGCTACCGCAATGCGGCGCGCAAACGGTTTCTCGCTCTCGTGCCGGAAGGCGTTGCGCTCATCATGCCGACTGTGCCCGTCAGCCGCCTGCCGCGTGACGGCCGCGAGGGGCTTCTGGAGAGCTTCTATGCAAGGGCGCTTGCGCTGAACGCGGTTGCCGGCCATGCGGGTGCGCCGCAGGTCCATCTCCCCCGTTTTGGGCCGGCCGGTGTCTCACTGCTCGCGCGGCCCGGTAGCGACCGCGCGCTCCTCACCCTCGCGCATCGATTGGCGTATGTTGGCGTTTGAGTGCGGTTTAAAGCGGAGGCCAGACGGACTGCCTCTCGCAAAACCGTCCAGAATGCGAAGTCGCCGAAGAGACCTTTTATCCGTCAAGCGACCGGCAGATGACGGATACCATCATCCACTAATACACATCGCCCGTTCGGTTACGGCGACCCTGACCTGACCGCGTTGGCATCAAGCCGGATCGGGCCGCCTGTGACGGCGGTAGGGTGCGGTGTGGCCGGAACACGTGGGGGCGCGCTCCGGCCAGCGCGTCACGTGAAGCCGACGAAGTCGTCGTCGGTCAGGTTGGCGAGGGCGAAGTTCTTCAAGGTGACAGCGCCGTCGTCACCGAGATCGATGAGCGTGTTGCCGTTGCCGTTGCCCTCGCGCAGGATGGCGTTCGCCTCGGCCGACTCGCGCGAGGTGATCCCGTAGTCGGTGAGGTCGAGGCGGTCCTCCCCATCGGCGAAGTCGCGGACGAAGTCGGTCCCGAATGAGCCACCCGAGCGAGTGTCGTCAGCGAAGACGAACCGGTCGTTGCCCGCTCCGCCGTTCAGAAGATCGTCGCCGGACCCGCCGGTGATGACCTGGTCTCCGTCGAAGCCGAACACGGTGCGGTCGCCGTCTGCGTCCGTGCGCTCCCGGAGCACAAGGGCGCCGCCCACGAATTTTTTTTCCATGACGCCGCCGCCGGTCAGGTACAGCGTCTTGGACTCGATCACGCCGCTCGTATCGTATTCGTACTCGGTGGCGGTGAAGTTCGGGTCGTCGTCATCATAGTCGATTGTGCGTGAGGCGAGGGTTCCATCGGCATTGTAGGTGAACGTGCAGGTCTCGTAGGTCATGGCATCGGCCGGACCGTCGATGAGCTCCACCTGTGTGGTGGTCTCGCCGTCCGCCGCGTAGGTCGTCGTGGCAGTGACCGAGTTGTCGCGGACGACGATGGTCTGGCTGCGCACGCCGTCCTGATAGGTGCTCTTCACCATGGTATAGTTTTTCGTATCGGCCGGACCGTCGATGAGCTGCACCTGTGTGGTGGTCTCGCCGTCCGCCGCGTAGGTCGTCGTGGCGGTGACCGAGTTGTCGCGGACGACGGTGGTCTGGCTGCGCACGCCGTCCTGATAGGTTCTCGTCACCGAGGTATAGTTTTCCGTGTCGCCCGGCCCGTCCGTGATGACCGAACGGGTGATGACACCGTCCTCGTCGTAGACGGCGGTGGCGGAGCGGCCGTCGTCGAAGTCAGTGCGCATCTGGCGCAGGTCCCCGTCGCGCTCGAAAAGCCGGGTCTGGGTTTGATAACGCTTGCCATCCCCGAGCTCTGAGGCGTCCGTGTAGACCATCTCGATGCGATCGTCCGCGGACGACGTGACCGTCACTGTGGTGCCGTCGTCGGGAAAGGTGACGGTCTCGGCCCCGGCGTCGAGGAGACTGACGATCTCGGAGAGGTTGGGTGCGGCGCCAAGGACAACGGTATCATCCTCGCCGCCGAGGTCGGTGATGAGGGGCGCATAGGTCGCGTCGGGCAGGACGATCGTGGCGTTGGTGCCGTCGGTTTCGATCGCCTCGACGGAGGTCAGCGTGACGCCGGTGAAGTCGTACGTGCCGCCGCCTTCAAGCCGCACGGTGTCGGTACCCGCGCCGCCGTCGTAGCTGTCGCCGGAGGTGAGCGTGGCGGCGGTGAAGATGACGGTGTCGTCGCCGTCGGTGCCAGTGAGGGTATCGGCCCCGGCGCTCGGCGCGGTGCGGAAACCGTAGACCACGTAGGCCTCGCCGGCTAAGATCCCGCCGTCGTCGCCGTACGGTGCCCCGACGATGACGTCGTCGATGCCGTCGCCGTTCACGTCGCCCGCCGCTGACACGCTCCTGCCCGCTTCGTCGCCGCCGGTGTCGCCCTGGATGATGAAGCCCTGGGCTGCGGTGAGGGCGCTGAGGTCGATTGTCCCCAGCCCGCCGGACTGGCCGTAGACCACGTAGGCCTCGCCGGCAGCGTTCCCGCCGTCAGAGCCGCTCGGTGCCCCGACGATGACGTCGTCGATGCCGTCGCCGTTCACGTCGCCTGCCGCCGACACGCTCCAGCCCGCAGCGTCGTTGAAGGTGTCGCCCTGGATGATGAAGCCCTGGGCTGCGGTGAGTGCGCTGAGGTCGATAGTCCCCAGCCCGCCGGACTGGCCGTAGACCACGTAGGCTTCGCCGGCAATGGACCCGCCGTCGTCGCCGAACGGTGCTCCGACGATGACGTCGGCGATCCCGTCGCCGTTCACGTCGCCTGCCGCCGACACGCTCCAGCCCGCTTGGTCGCCGCTGGCGTCGCCCTGGATGATGAAGCCCTGGGAGGCGGTGAGGGCGCTGAGGTCGATGGTCCCAACCCCGCCGGACTGGCCGTAGACCACGTAGGCCTCGCTGGCACGTGACCCGCCGTCGTTGCCGTTCCGTGCCCCGACGATGACGTCGTCGATCCCGTCGCCGTTCACGTCGCCCGCCGCCGACACGCTGAAGCCCGCTTGGTCGCCGCCGGTGTCGCCTTGGATGATGAAGCCCTGGGCGGCGGTGAGGGCGCTGAGCTCGATGGTCCCCAGCCCGCCGGACTGGCCGTAGACCACGTAGGCCTCGCCGGCATATCTCCCGCCGTCGTCGCCGTACGGTGCCCCGACGATGACGTCGTCGATGCCGTCGCCGTTCACATCGCCTGCCGCCGACACGCTCCTGCCCGCTTGGTCGAATTCGGTGTCGCCCTGGATGATGAAGCCCTGGGCGGCGGTGAGCGTGCTGCGGTCGATGTTTCCCATCCCGCCGGACTGGCCGTAGACCACGTAGGCCTCGCCGGCTAAGGTGCCGCCGTCAGAGCCGTACGTTGCCCCGACGATGACGTCGTCGATGCCGTCGCCGTTCACGTCGCCCGCCGCCGACACGCTGGTGCCCGCATAGTCGCCGCTGGTGTCGCCCTGGATGATGAAGCCCTGGGCGGCAGTGAGGGCGCTGAGGTCGATGGTCCCCAGCCCGCCGGACTGGCCGTAGACCACGTAGGCCTCGCCGGCATAGGTCCCGCCGTCGTCGCCGCTCGGTGCACCGACGATGACGTCATCGATGCCGTCGCCGTTCACGTCGCCCGCCGCCGACACGCTGGTCCCCGCTTCGTCGCCGCCGGTGTCGCCCTGGATGATGAAGCCGTCGGTCTGGGTGGCGGCGAAGTCGGACAGGTCGATAATTTTGGGCATGGTCGAGCACTCCAATATTGTTTGTGCCAGCCACGCGCTCACCTTCGCGACGGGAGAGGTTGTCTGGGCGCTTATGTGAAATTCACATACCACAGGATCCAATTTTGTATGCAGAAATTTAAACTAGAATAAAATACTCTTGGCGCGCAGGGCTGTCGGGTCGAAATTGCGAGCGTATTGCAGCCACAAACGGGGCTCGCACTACACGATGCAGCGGTGATCTCTTCCATCGAAAGCAGCATGATCAGGCTGGTCATCTCTCCAGAGGGCTCCACTGGTGATCGAATTATTGGCAGTTCGAACAGCGAGTCGAAACGCTCTAAAGATCCATTGGATGCGATGGACGACGGTTGGCTCCGTTGCACAAATCGGGTGATGGCCGAGGCCCCCTTTCCCCGGACAGGCTTATCCGACAGCATCCGTCACGGGTACGCCGATCGGGATCTGGCTGAGCAGGCCGGGCAGGGACAGGTGCGTCGCCGATACGGCTGCCCCTCCGCCACGCCTGCCTGTCGGCGCAGCATCCCAGCTCATTCCGGGATCGAACCTGATTGTCAGCGAGCCGCGGCGCTTGAGCGCTTTGTTATAGGCTGGCCGGTTTCTCGTCTTGTCGGTCCGCGGGATCGGTCTGCTCATGCATGCCAGCTACCACGCGGGATTTTTGCCACGGAGCGCGTCTGATCGGCCCCGTCACCCAAATTCGACCATCGCTAAACTGGCATATCAGTTGATATTCGAATATCAGTTGCTATCTCTTGTTCATAAGGCCGCCACGTTCGATGCGGCCAGATGACAGATAGCGGAGCCTCACATGACCCATGGCGCAAACGCCGTCCTTGACGGCCCTTCCACTGCTCCGATTGGTTTCGAGCACGAGCCTGACGCTACGGCGGGCTATTGGAGCCACCGTGCCAAGAACACCTTGCCGCCACCCGATTTCATTGGCCCCTATGCCCGGCATCGCCCGCTCCCCACGCCCGGCGTGGAAGACCGGAAAGCCTGGATTATCGGTGGCGGTATTGGCGGGCTCGCCGCAGCATTTTACCTGATCCGGGACGGCCATATGCCGCCCGCCAATATCACCATCCTTGAAGAGATGGAGATTGAGGGCGGGTCAATGGACGGCTCCGGCAACCCCGAAGACGGCTACCTTATCCGGGGCGGGCGGGAGATGAACTGGAACTATGACACCCTGTGGGACATGTTCCAGGATGTTCCAGCCGTGGAGCTGCCTGAAGGCTATTCGGTCCTGGATGAATACCGCCTGCTCAATGACAACGACCCCAACTATTCCAAGGCGCGCCTGATGCGCAATCAGGGTGAGATCGTCGATTTCACCGATATGGGGCTGACCAGATCCCATCAATGGGAAATGATCCGTCTGATGCTGAAGAGGAAGGAAGACCTCGATGATTTGACCATTGAGGAATACTTGTCCGAAGGCTTTCTGAGCAGCAATTTCTGGGCGCTGTTCCGCTCCATGTTCGCGTTCAAGAACTGTCACAGCCTTCTGGAAACCAAGCTGTACATGCACCGCTTCCTGGATGCCGTTGACGGCTTCGGGGATTTGTCTGCCCTCGTTTTCCCCAAATACAATCAATATGATACCTTTATCAAACCACTGGCGGACATGCTGCGCCAGAAAGGCGTGCGCTTTCAGTTCGGCACGCGCGTGCGGGATCTGGAGCTGAGCGAGACCGGCGCTCAGAAGACCGTGACCGGCATTGTCTCAACTGTCTCAGGTCAGCCCCGGCGACTGGAGGTTGGGGGCACCGATCTCGTCTTTGCGCTGACAGGTTCGATGACGGAGAACACGGCCTATGGCGATCTGGACACCGTGCCACAACTGACGGTCGGACGACACGAGCCCGGCGAAGACAGCGGCTGGACGCTCTGGCAAAACCTGGCGAAAAAGTCTGATGTCTTCGGCCATCCCGAGAAGTTCTATGGCGACACCGACCAGTCGATCTGGGAGTCCGCCACCCTGACCTGCAAACCCTCGCCGCTGGTCGACAAGCTCAAGACGCTTTCGGTCAATGACCCGTATTCGGGACGCACGGTGACTGGCGGCATCATTACATTCACGGATTCAAACTGGCTGCTGAGCGTGACGTGCAACCGGCAGCCCCATTTTCCCGATCAACCGGAAGACACGCTTGTCTTGTGGGTCTATGGCCTGCTGATGGACCAGCCGGGCAATCATGTCGGCAAGATCTTGCCGGAGTGCACGGGGCGGGAGATTTTGAGCGAACTCTGCTATCATCTGGGAATTGAAGACCAGATCGATGATGTGGTCGCGAGCACCAAGGTTCGTACCGCGCTGATGCCCTATATCACGGCGCAATTCATGAAACGCGCTGCCGGCGACCGCCCTCGGGTCGTGCCGGAAGGATGCACGAATCTGGGTCTGATCGGGCAATTCGTGGAAACCCGCAACGACATCATATTTACCATGGAGGCCTCTATCCGCACCGCCCGGATCGGCGTCTACAAATTGCTGAACATTCCCAAGCAGGCGCCCGATATCAGCCCGACCCAGTATGACATCCGCAATCTCCTCAGGGGCGCGCGCGCGCTGAATAGCGGCAAGCCGTTCCCGGGGGAGAGATTGCTGCACCGGCTGCTGGATCAGACCTATTACGCGCATATCCTGCCGCCCCTGCCGGAACCCGATACCCAGCGCCGTGAAGCCTTCGAGGCCGAAATCGATAGTCTGGCCGCCAAAGGCGGCGCCGCGCTGAAGGCCGTGGGGAGCTGGATCAGCAACGTCCGCAAAGGATTCTCGAGCGAATGAGCGCCGAACCCGGAGTCACAGCCAGAAGACCCTCGCCATGACAGATGCCCCCCGTCGATTGTCGCGGCAGGAACAGCAACAGCGCACGCGCGAGCGCCTTCTGGATGCGGCCGAAAGCCTGTTCGCCGAAGGCGGGGTCAATGCGACCTCGCTTCGGACCGTGTGCGAGAAGGCGGGGTTCTCCCAGGGTGCTTTCTATTCCAACTTCGCAAGCAAACAGGACCTTTTGCTCTCGGTTCTCCAACGTCATATCGAACGGGAAGCGGTCCTGCTGCAGGCTCTGGTGAAATCCGCGTCGAGCGATACGCTCGATCACGCTCTGGAAGGGTTTGCAGAGCACCTCACGGCGATTGCGGAGCAAACGCAATGGTCCTTGTTGGCGATCGAACTGCAATTACAGGCGCAGCGTGACCCCGATTTCGCCGCGCAGTGCGCGCACGCGCGCAATGCCAGCTATGACGCTCTGGCCTCGGTTCTGGACACGCTGAAAACGCGCTTCAAGCTCAGCTATCAGCTTACAACACGGCAGCTTGCGATCAGCCTTTACGCCCTATGGTCCGGGCTCGTTCTGTTTCGCGCGGGAGATGATGCGACATCTCGTGCGGAAATACTTCTGTCCTATTTCAGAGGACTGATTGCGTCACCCAAACCTTTGAAGGGTTGAGTGTAGTTTTCCGAATTATCTGGCGCACAATTCGACACGCTCCTTGGCATGCGACTTCGCGCCCCTGCAGGCGCTCGGACGCTCGGCGGCAAGCTGCCCACGGCGCCTATGCCAGATAATTTTTCAAATTCTGCGCCAGATAGCGCGTCGAATGACAGCGAGCTTACCAGTGTCGTTCTTTCCGCGATGAGATTGACGGGCACCTTGGATTTTCGGAAATCGCGCCGAACGGCAGCCTTGCCACCGCTCTTTTCCAGGAGCTCTGGCAGCGACGAACCGCTCCGTCTCGCAGCCGGCATAACCGCAACCTCTGCGGCACTCCGCCTCACGCTTAGCGCGAAATTACCATATAAAACGCCTTTTGATTGCCATTTCCTCCCATAAGCTCAACCACAGTGGTTCCTGGAACCTGCATCTATAATTGTGGGAGGATTTTTTTAGATTTTTCATATGCAGCATAATCGCACTCGGTTGCACTGCCGGTGCCTTTGAAAATGCTGCGGCCCAACACACGTCCCAACAAAATCAAAGGCCGAACATTCTCGTCATCTGGGGCGATGACATCAGGCAGACCAACCTGTCGACATACAGCTTTGGTCTGATGGGTTACGAAACGCCGAACATTGATCGCATCGCCAACGACGGCATCAAGTTCACCGACTATTACGCGGAGCAGAGCTGCACGGCTGGGCGGTCGACCTTCATCACCGGCCAGTCGACGCTGCGCACCGGCCTGTCCAAAGTGGGTCTGCCCGGCGCCGATCTTGGTCTGCGCGAAGACGATGTCACCATTGCTTCCGCGCTCAAGGATCTTGGCTACGCTACGGGCCAGTTCGGCAAGAATCACCTTGGCGACAAGGATGAATTTCTGCCGGTCAACCACGGCTTCGATGAGTTTTTCGGCAACCTCTACCACCTCAATGCAGAAGAAGAGCCGGAGAACCGCAACTACCCGACCGACCCGAGCTTCCGCGAGCAGTTCGGCCCGCGCGGCGTGATCCGTGCCTCCGCAGACGGCGAGATCGAGGACACGGGTCCCCTGACCCGTGAGCGGATGGAGACGGTCGACGAGGAAACTTCGGCGGCCGCCATCGAGTTCATGCAGCGCCAGGTCGCCGAGGACACGCCGTTTTTCGTCTGGATGAACGCCACGCGAATGCACTTCCGAACCCACGTCAAGGAAGAAAATCGCAGCGAACCCGGGCTGACCGCGCTGACCGAGTATGCCGACGGCATGATCGAGCATGACGCGATGGTCGGGTCGATCCTCGACGCAGTCGATGAGCTTGGCATCGCGGACAACACCATCGTGATGTACTCAACTGACAACGGGCCGCACCAGAACTCCTGGCCCGACGCCGGCACGACCCCGTTCCGCAGCGAGAAAAACACCAACTGGGAAGGTGCTTTCCGCGTGCCTGCCGCGCTCCGCTGGCCCGGCCACATCGAGCCCGGCACCGTCAAGACCGGGATGTTCTCGGGGCTCGACTGGTTCCCGACGCTGCTTGCCGCCGCCGGCGACGCCGACATCAAGGAGCGACTGCTCGAAGGCGCCACTGTCGACGGCAAGGAGTACAAGGTCCACCTCGACGGCTATAATCAGCTTCCATACCTGACCGGCGAAACCGACGAGTCGGCCCGGAACGAGTTCTTTTACTTCAACGACGATGGCGTCATCGTCGGCCTCAGATACGAGAACTGGAAGTTCGTGTTCCAGGAGCAGCGCGAAACGGGGACGCTGAACATCTGGGCCGAGCCGTTCACGCCGCTGCGTGTCCCGAAGATCTTCGACCTGCGCTCGGATCCCTATGAGCGAGCCGACCGGACCTCGAACACCTACTATGACTGGGTGCTGGACCACGCCTTCCTGCTGGTGCCGGCTCAGGCGGAAGTCGCGCGGTTCTTCTCGACCTTCGAGGAATATCCGCCGTCGCAGCGGGCTGCGAGCTTCTCGGTCGACCAGATCCAGGAGCAGCTTGAGAACACTTTGAGCGGCATGGTTCAGTAAGAGCACCGAGCGCCCGCGGGGAATTTTTCTCGCGGGCCGATCACTCCCATCAGTTGGAGTCTGCAATGCGCCGCATCCTTGCCCTCGCTGCACTGTTCGCTCTGCCGGGCTTTGCCCACGCGGATCCGCTTCCCTCCTGGAACGACGGGGACGCCAAGGCCGCCATCGTCGAATTCGTCGAGAGCGTCACCGATGCCGCCGCCGACACCTACGTCACCCCCGCCGACCGGATCGCCGTCTTCGACAATGACGGCACATTGTGGGCCGAGCAGCCGGTCTACTTCCAGTTCCTCTACGCGCTGGACAAACTGAAGGAGATGGCCGCCGCCGACCCCTCGATCCTGACATCGGACCTGCTGAAATCGGCGGCCGCCGGCGACATGAAGGCGATCGCCGCAAGCGGGACGGAGGGGATGCTCGAAATTGCCATGGTCAGTCATTCGGGAATGGCAACCGATGACTTCAAGGCCAGCGTCCGCAGCTGGCTCGACACCGCACGCCACCCCGAGACCGGGATGGCCTACGACAGGATGATCTACCAGCCGATGCTGGAGCTTCTCGCCTACCTGCGCGACGAGGACTTCCGCACCTTCATCGTTTCGGGCGGCGGGATCGACTTCATCCGCGTCTTCTCGCAGGAGGCCTACAACATCCCGCCAGATCAGGTTATCGGCACCTCCGGCAACGCGCGCTACGAGGTCGCCGATGGAACGCCTGCGATCATGAAGGACCCCGGCATCTTCTTCATCGACGACAAGGAGGGAAAGCCGGTCGCAATCGAGAGCCGCCTCGGCAAGCGCCCGATCCTCGCTGCCGGCAATTCTGATGGCGATTTCCAGATGCTGGAATGGACGACCGCCGGGGACGGACCGCGGCTCGGCCTGATCGTTCACCACACCGATGCCGAGCGCGAGTTCGCCTATGATCGCGACGGCGCCGTCGGCAAGCTCGCGCGCGGTCTCGACGAGGCCGGGACGCGCGGCTGGCTCCTCGTCGACATGCAGGACGACTGGGCTACAGTCTGGCCCGGCAGTCGTTGACCTTGCCGGATACGCCAGAGACTCGCGCGATCAAGGCAATCGCGAAGGAGGGGCAGTGATACTGACACGATCCGCCGTTATTCTCTGCGCGCTCGGTGCCACGGGGTTCGCCGCCGGGGTCGTATTCGCGACCGAAGGGACATCGGTGCCCTTCGCGCAATCAGCTCCTGTCGCCTTGGCCGCGGCCGCCTGCCCGGAACGGCCCCAGGCCACCGGAGAGGTGTTCATCAAGGGCGGCGCGTTCACCATGGGCTCCGACAGCGACCGGCCGGAGGAGCGAATGGCCCACGACGTCCTGGTCTCGGACTTTTTCATTGACCGGACGGAGGTGACGAACGCCGAATTCGCCGCGTTCGTGAAAGAAACCGGTTACATCACGATCGCCGAGCGCGGCATCGGCGCGGCCGGTCGCGGAAAGCTGCCCGACGCGCTGCTGCAGCCGGGCGGCATGGTGTTCGCCCCGCCCACCGAGCCGGTCGGCGACTTCACGGACGTTTCCAGGTGGTGGCGATGGGCGAAAGGGGCCAGCTGGCGCCATCCGGAGGGCCCCGGCAGCACCATCGAGGACCGGGACCATCATCCGGTCGTGCAGGTCTCGATTGAGGATGCGTATGCCTACGCCAAATGGGCCGGCCGCGCGCTGCCGACCGAGGCGCAGTGGGAATACGCCGCGCGCGGCGGCCTGAAAGATAAGCGCTACACCTGGGGCAACACCTACGACGAGGCCGACGCCGACAAGGCGAACACATGGCAGGGCGCGTTCCCGACCAACGACGAGCAGATCGACGGTGCCCACGGCACGGCCGCGGTCGGATGCTATGAGGCGAACGGATATGGCCTTTACGACATGGCAGGCAACGTCTGGGAGTATGCGCAGAACTGGTGGGTGCCTGGCCACCCTGCCGTTGCTGCGACCGACCCCCTCGGCCCGACCGTTCGCGAAGCCTTGACCCATGGCACGGCGCTCGGCCCGCAGGTGACGGTCAAGGGCGGTTCATGGCTGTGTGCGCCCGTCTATTGCGCGCGCTTCAGGCCCTCGGCCCGGCAGCCCCAGGAGCTCGCCCTCGGATCAAATCACATCGGCTTTCGAACCGTGCGGCTCCCCGGCAGTCGAGTGCGAACGACCGATGTCCCATAACGTCCCATTATGCGTCCGGCGCCGGAAATAGCAGTTTAGTATTGTCCCACTTCAGTAGATTTGAGATGCGTCGCCAGACTACTCATCTCGTGGTCAATTATTGAGGTGAGGGATGTCGGTGTCGAAGCGGGGGCGTCCGCTAGTGAGTGTTCCCCGTCAGCACCTATGGTCCAGAATTGAGATAGTGATTTAAGGAGGGTTTGGGTCTCGTCGTCCTGACGAAGGAACGAAGATGAGATCCAAACTCTCGAACACGAAAAAGCCTGCGGAGCAGGTGGTAAAAGACATTTGTCGGGCAACCCGGCGGCACTTCTCGGCGGAAGACAAGATCCGGATCTTGCTGGATGGCCTGCGCGGCGAGGACAGCATCGCCGAGCTCTGCCGCAAGGAATGCATTGCTCAGAGCCTGTATTACACTTGGTCGAAGGAATTCATGGAGGCGGGCATGCGCCGGCTTGCCGGTGACACCGCCCGTGCCGCCACGACCGGCGAGGTGAAGGATCTGCGCCGCGAGGCCAGCGGGCTGAAGGAATGCGTCGCCGACCTGACGCTCGAGAACCGCCTGCTCCGCAAAAGCAGGAGCGCGGATGGGGGCGACGACGCATGAGGTATCCCGGAACCCAGAAACTCGAGATTATCAGGATCGTCGAGCAGTCCCACCTGCCGGCGCGCAAGACGCTGGCGCATTTGGGTATCCCGCGCCGAACTTTCTGCCGCTCGTGAACCACAGGCCACGCCTGCTGCCAGATAATGGCCCTTGCTCCATCACCAGCGATCTCGACGATTACATCGAGGCCCACAAGATGAATCATGTGCGCGGTGCGCCCTTCCACCCCAAGACCCAGGGCAAG
This window encodes:
- a CDS encoding formylglycine-generating enzyme family protein, encoding MILTRSAVILCALGATGFAAGVVFATEGTSVPFAQSAPVALAAAACPERPQATGEVFIKGGAFTMGSDSDRPEERMAHDVLVSDFFIDRTEVTNAEFAAFVKETGYITIAERGIGAAGRGKLPDALLQPGGMVFAPPTEPVGDFTDVSRWWRWAKGASWRHPEGPGSTIEDRDHHPVVQVSIEDAYAYAKWAGRALPTEAQWEYAARGGLKDKRYTWGNTYDEADADKANTWQGAFPTNDEQIDGAHGTAAVGCYEANGYGLYDMAGNVWEYAQNWWVPGHPAVAATDPLGPTVREALTHGTALGPQVTVKGGSWLCAPVYCARFRPSARQPQELALGSNHIGFRTVRLPGSRVRTTDVP